Proteins from a genomic interval of Tenacibaculum sp. SZ-18:
- a CDS encoding LytR/AlgR family response regulator transcription factor, which yields MKVLIIDDEKRARNVLRILIEENCPKITEICEADNLLTGIELIKQEEPRIVFLDIEMPEHSGLELLNFIEKDSYNFEIIFTTAYSEYAVQAFQLSAIDYLLKPVRPNQVKDAIDRVLNFVGDSQINIRLKELKSSLEKSNFKKIGLPNANGIKFVEVDKIIMFEADGMYTRVSTTEGNIFVSKPLKYFVEALLNIKVFYKPHRSYLVNLTYLREYVKKDGGYIVMENNKCVSISKDKRDEFLAIVQCI from the coding sequence ATGAAAGTATTAATAATTGATGATGAAAAAAGAGCGAGAAATGTTCTTCGAATTTTAATAGAAGAAAATTGTCCTAAAATTACAGAAATTTGTGAAGCTGATAATTTACTCACTGGTATTGAGTTAATAAAACAAGAAGAACCAAGAATCGTTTTCTTAGACATTGAGATGCCAGAACACTCAGGATTAGAGCTTCTCAATTTTATTGAAAAAGATTCCTATAATTTCGAAATTATTTTTACGACCGCTTACAGCGAATATGCAGTCCAAGCATTTCAATTGTCTGCCATCGATTATTTATTAAAACCAGTTCGACCAAATCAGGTAAAAGACGCAATTGATCGAGTGCTAAATTTTGTTGGAGATTCACAAATTAATATCAGACTAAAAGAGTTAAAATCTAGTTTAGAAAAGTCTAACTTCAAGAAAATAGGATTACCAAATGCGAACGGTATAAAATTCGTGGAGGTAGATAAAATTATAATGTTTGAGGCAGATGGAATGTACACAAGAGTATCTACAACCGAGGGGAATATCTTTGTAAGTAAACCACTCAAGTATTTTGTGGAAGCATTATTAAATATTAAAGTTTTTTATAAACCACACAGGTCTTATTTAGTGAATCTCACTTACCTTAGAGAATATGTCAAAAAAGATGGTGGTTATATTGTTATGGAAAACAATAAATGTGTATCTATTTCAAAGGATAAAAGAGATGAATTTCTAGCGATAGTTCAATGCATTTAA
- a CDS encoding InlB B-repeat-containing protein, with amino-acid sequence MKLKLLYLLFFVTSVSYAQIPTNGIIAQYDLDNGSLVDAANGANFTQTGSSLTQVNDRFLSSNLAVSLNGDYLTRANINYPNVATQQDVASISFWIRTSTDDANIRTIIDDTSGRSSQTDTQWEGVYVYLRDGNIGATLRTGFQGNASTTYRGAGKVSNTKVSDGNWHHVVVAYYYTSSFTGASDIYSFRVKLYVDGVHQGDGTGSGSISLGSGTSFRPYDTNASIRFGKNASSGFTTTETYLDEIDEVNIYGRVLTEQEITQIATRNNFCFPPLPSTITESDITQNSFNVAWTEDGTFDLAYVPTGTPFSSATIQSNINYTSGNKVAVTGLQPSTIYKVYLRKDCGGSSKSNWSLEKEVRTNGRLYVNVNATGNNDGTSWTNAYIDLQSALAVAVDSQEIWIAKGTYKADASDPTVSFEVTKNGMKLYGGFSGTESDILQRNIASNQTILSGDLNGDDTGVDYSGVNRTDNTNNIIKLTANNIYFDGLIISDGHSTTSGSHSAAIRLMSNNLNGFTMVDCTVKNNVADLAAFTYLRNETAFSSSSNMKLVVKNSIIENNLSRYGTIYVNDARVNNRVSTIEVVNTLFKDNEAKDRGTSKGYFGSVAWIRSRATSAGSATLASKFINCSFVNNKDLGTATNVNNFNRSPLVLEKNSNVFISEVTNSIFWGNEATGGIASRAISSGTVSDYGTLSVYNSIANDDFTNLASADKTNTSNNDPLFTDAANNDFTLQATSPAIDSGDNSKLPLNTLTDLLGNVRIFNTTVDLGVYELGAGTPGVFTLSKNATNGSVTNDPNGSSFVQATVVELTAVPDAGYVFSEWTGDVTGTSNPVNVTMDANKSVTAVFVKTPKVLTITSTNGSVATNPNPTNGAYDDGTSVTLTATPDAGYQFDSWSGDATGATNPLTITMDSDKNITATFVEKPIFVDVNATGNNDGTSWADAYTDLQTAMNAGANSKEVWVAKGTYKPTGSGRNATFTVGLLGEVYGGFAGTETKLSERDMNLIHTTNATILSGDLNGDDNANLIPAEATRQDNAYHVLTVKRLGGGNLGFLDGFIIQDGNANGSLSNSCSTSKPSQYDHRGGAGINAHTGNVSEQVRLVLKNSIVRNNTATNYAVFNRFNPCGASGTQVHMDFESCIIKNNYSSNTANIAFSGSQQYSIRAFGKITNSLIAENTTGAADEPSALFIKSSGTTGSTPASDVTVTNTTIANNSSTNNMAVEIDLKSASSYPVRFYNSILYNNGGTSSIAVLGTNGASATFANNIVQGGHYSQTDADPLLRSDYRLLTGSPALDSGDNTKVPGALTKDLGGQDRIQNTTVDLGAYEGVNQTLTFALTINTTNGSVSTNPNPTNGTYDDGTSVTLTATPDAGYEFVEWSGDASGTTNPLIITMDADKTITATFAPIQRTLTVNATNGAVTTDPNPTNGTYDDGTSVTLTATPDAGYEFVEWSGDASGTTNPLIITMDADKTITATFAPIQRTLTVNATNGAVTTNPNPTNGTYDDGTSVTLTATPDAGYEFVEWSGDASGTTNPLIITMDADKTITATFAPIQRTLTVNATNGIVTTNPNPTNGTYDDGTSVTLTATPDAGYEFVEWSGDASGTTNPLIITMDADKTITATFAPIQRTLTITAIDGSVTTSPNPVNGTYDQGTVVTLTAVPDSGFSFDAWSGDATGTTTQVTITMDSDKNVTATFSATLGVNEDKFKVPFKLYPNPVTDVLRIESQEVVHKVKIYNTLGKEVLFKNSFDEETINVSNLSQGIYFMIIETETGKGVRRFIKM; translated from the coding sequence ATGAAATTAAAATTACTTTATTTATTATTTTTTGTAACCAGTGTAAGTTATGCGCAAATTCCTACTAATGGGATAATAGCGCAATATGACTTAGACAATGGTTCTCTCGTAGATGCGGCTAATGGAGCTAATTTTACTCAAACGGGAAGTTCCCTTACACAAGTAAACGATCGTTTTTTGTCGTCAAACTTGGCAGTAAGTTTGAACGGAGATTATTTAACTAGGGCAAATATTAATTACCCGAATGTTGCTACACAACAAGATGTAGCATCTATAAGTTTTTGGATAAGAACTTCCACTGATGATGCTAACATTAGAACTATTATTGATGATACCAGCGGTAGGAGTTCACAAACAGATACTCAATGGGAAGGAGTTTATGTTTACTTAAGAGATGGAAATATTGGTGCTACATTACGTACAGGTTTTCAAGGAAATGCTAGTACAACATACAGAGGAGCAGGAAAGGTAAGTAATACCAAAGTTAGTGATGGTAATTGGCATCATGTTGTAGTGGCATATTATTACACATCAAGTTTTACAGGAGCATCTGATATATATTCTTTTCGCGTAAAATTATATGTTGATGGCGTTCATCAAGGTGATGGAACAGGTTCTGGAAGCATTAGTTTAGGATCAGGTACTTCATTTAGACCTTATGATACAAATGCTTCAATAAGGTTTGGAAAAAATGCGAGTTCAGGTTTTACAACTACAGAGACATATTTGGATGAAATTGATGAAGTTAATATTTACGGAAGAGTTTTAACAGAACAGGAAATCACGCAAATAGCTACAAGAAATAATTTCTGTTTCCCTCCACTTCCAAGTACAATTACAGAAAGTGATATTACTCAAAATAGCTTTAATGTTGCTTGGACAGAAGATGGGACTTTTGATTTAGCTTATGTACCAACTGGAACTCCATTTAGTAGTGCTACAATACAAAGTAATATTAATTATACTTCTGGAAATAAAGTTGCAGTAACAGGACTTCAACCTTCTACAATATATAAAGTGTATTTAAGAAAAGATTGTGGTGGTAGTTCAAAGTCAAATTGGTCACTAGAAAAAGAGGTTCGTACAAATGGTCGATTATATGTAAATGTTAACGCAACTGGAAATAATGATGGGACTTCATGGACAAATGCTTATATAGATTTGCAAAGTGCGCTTGCCGTTGCGGTTGACAGTCAGGAAATTTGGATTGCAAAAGGAACTTACAAAGCAGATGCTTCAGATCCTACAGTTTCTTTTGAAGTTACCAAAAATGGCATGAAACTTTATGGAGGTTTTTCTGGTACAGAGAGCGATATATTACAAAGAAATATTGCCAGTAACCAAACAATATTATCTGGAGATTTAAATGGAGATGATACAGGTGTAGATTATTCAGGGGTGAATAGAACAGATAACACGAACAATATTATAAAATTAACAGCAAATAATATTTATTTTGATGGGTTGATTATTTCAGATGGTCATAGTACAACATCAGGATCACATTCTGCAGCTATTCGTTTAATGTCAAATAATTTAAACGGATTTACAATGGTAGATTGTACTGTTAAAAATAATGTGGCAGATTTAGCAGCATTTACTTATTTAAGAAATGAAACAGCATTTTCTAGTTCATCTAATATGAAGTTAGTGGTGAAGAATTCAATAATAGAAAATAATTTATCACGATATGGAACAATTTATGTGAATGATGCTAGAGTAAATAATCGAGTTAGTACTATTGAAGTAGTAAATACACTTTTCAAAGATAATGAGGCTAAAGACAGAGGTACTTCAAAAGGATATTTCGGAAGTGTTGCTTGGATACGTTCAAGAGCTACAAGTGCAGGAAGTGCTACATTAGCATCAAAGTTTATTAACTGTTCATTTGTTAATAATAAAGATTTAGGTACAGCAACAAACGTAAACAACTTTAATAGATCTCCATTAGTACTTGAAAAAAACAGTAATGTATTTATTTCAGAGGTAACAAATTCTATTTTCTGGGGAAATGAAGCAACGGGAGGAATAGCATCTAGAGCAATTTCTAGTGGTACTGTTTCAGACTACGGTACCCTTAGTGTATATAACAGTATTGCTAATGATGATTTTACAAATTTAGCATCTGCAGATAAAACAAACACAAGTAATAATGATCCATTATTTACTGATGCTGCAAATAACGACTTTACATTACAAGCAACATCTCCAGCAATAGATTCGGGTGACAATTCAAAATTACCATTAAATACGTTAACAGATTTATTAGGTAATGTTAGAATTTTTAACACTACTGTTGATTTGGGAGTGTATGAATTAGGAGCAGGAACGCCAGGTGTATTTACGTTGTCTAAGAATGCAACTAATGGTTCTGTTACTAACGATCCAAATGGATCTTCATTTGTTCAGGCTACTGTTGTAGAATTGACTGCAGTTCCAGATGCTGGTTATGTTTTTAGTGAGTGGACTGGAGATGTTACAGGTACTTCGAATCCTGTAAATGTAACTATGGACGCTAATAAAAGCGTTACGGCAGTTTTCGTAAAAACGCCGAAAGTTTTAACAATTACATCAACTAATGGTTCTGTTGCTACAAACCCAAACCCAACTAATGGAGCTTATGATGATGGAACATCGGTAACATTAACAGCTACGCCTGATGCAGGATATCAGTTTGATAGTTGGAGCGGAGATGCAACGGGAGCTACAAATCCGTTAACCATTACAATGGATTCTGATAAGAATATTACAGCAACTTTTGTTGAAAAACCAATCTTTGTTGATGTAAATGCAACCGGAAATAATGATGGTACTTCTTGGGCAGATGCATATACAGATTTACAAACAGCAATGAACGCTGGAGCGAATTCAAAAGAAGTTTGGGTGGCAAAAGGAACTTATAAACCTACAGGAAGTGGACGAAATGCAACTTTTACTGTTGGCCTTTTAGGTGAAGTATATGGAGGTTTTGCAGGAACTGAAACTAAATTATCTGAAAGAGATATGAATTTAATTCATACTACAAATGCTACAATTTTATCAGGTGATTTAAATGGAGATGATAATGCTAATTTAATTCCTGCCGAAGCTACAAGACAAGATAATGCTTACCATGTTCTTACAGTTAAAAGATTAGGAGGAGGAAATTTAGGTTTTTTAGATGGATTTATAATTCAAGATGGTAATGCTAATGGAAGTTTAAGTAACAGTTGTAGTACTTCTAAACCTAGTCAATATGATCATAGAGGTGGTGCTGGAATTAATGCTCATACTGGAAATGTAAGTGAGCAAGTGAGGTTAGTATTAAAAAATAGTATTGTTAGAAATAATACTGCTACAAATTATGCGGTTTTTAATAGATTTAATCCTTGTGGAGCTTCGGGTACTCAAGTGCATATGGATTTTGAGAGCTGTATTATAAAAAATAATTACTCGAGTAATACGGCTAATATCGCTTTTTCTGGAAGTCAACAGTATAGTATCAGAGCGTTTGGTAAAATAACAAACTCTCTAATTGCAGAAAATACTACGGGAGCTGCAGATGAACCTTCTGCATTATTTATCAAAAGTAGTGGAACAACAGGAAGTACTCCAGCGTCAGATGTTACTGTAACGAATACAACCATAGCAAACAATAGTTCTACTAATAATATGGCTGTTGAAATTGACTTAAAGTCAGCTAGTTCTTACCCAGTAAGATTCTATAATTCTATTTTATATAATAATGGAGGTACATCTTCTATAGCGGTTTTAGGAACTAATGGAGCTTCTGCTACTTTTGCTAATAATATTGTTCAAGGTGGTCATTATAGTCAAACAGATGCTGATCCTTTATTAAGAAGTGATTATAGATTACTGACTGGTTCACCAGCTTTGGATTCAGGAGACAATACTAAAGTACCAGGAGCATTAACAAAAGATCTTGGAGGACAAGATAGAATTCAAAATACAACAGTAGATTTGGGAGCATACGAAGGTGTAAATCAAACATTAACTTTCGCGCTAACTATTAATACAACTAATGGATCAGTTAGTACAAATCCGAATCCTACAAATGGAACCTATGATGATGGTACTTCTGTAACGTTAACCGCAACACCAGATGCAGGTTATGAGTTTGTAGAATGGAGTGGAGATGCTTCAGGAACAACAAATCCGTTGATAATCACAATGGATGCTGATAAAACTATTACAGCTACTTTTGCACCAATTCAAAGAACATTAACTGTAAACGCTACAAATGGTGCAGTAACTACAGATCCGAATCCAACAAACGGTACTTACGATGATGGTACTTCTGTAACGTTAACTGCAACACCAGATGCAGGTTATGAGTTTGTAGAATGGAGTGGAGATGCTTCAGGAACAACAAATCCGTTGATAATTACAATGGATGCTGATAAAACTATTACAGCTACCTTTGCACCAATTCAAAGAACATTAACTGTAAACGCTACAAATGGTGCAGTAACTACAAATCCGAATCCAACAAACGGAACTTACGATGATGGTACTTCTGTAACGTTAACTGCAACACCAGATGCAGGTTATGAGTTTGTAGAATGGAGTGGAGATGCTTCAGGAACAACAAATCCGTTGATAATTACAATGGATGCTGATAAAACTATTACAGCTACTTTTGCACCAATTCAAAGAACATTAACTGTAAACGCTACAAATGGTATAGTAACTACGAATCCGAATCCAACAAACGGAACTTACGACGATGGTACTTCGGTAACGTTAACTGCAACACCAGATGCAGGTTATGAGTTTGTAGAATGGAGTGGAGATGCTTCAGGAACAACAAATCCGTTGATAATCACTATGGATGCTGATAAAACTATTACAGCTACGTTTGCACCAATTCAGAGAACATTAACTATTACTGCAATTGATGGAAGTGTAACCACAAGTCCGAATCCAGTTAATGGTACATATGATCAAGGAACTGTTGTTACTTTAACGGCTGTTCCAGATTCAGGGTTTTCATTTGATGCATGGAGTGGAGATGCTACAGGAACAACTACACAGGTAACTATTACAATGGATTCAGATAAAAATGTTACGGCTACATTCTCTGCAACCCTGGGAGTGAATGAGGATAAATTTAAGGTTCCATTTAAATTATATCCAAATCCAGTAACAGATGTTTTACGAATAGAATCTCAGGAAGTAGTACATAAAGTTAAAATTTACAATACTTTAGGGAAAGAAGTATTATTCAAGAATTCATTTGATGAAGAGACAATAAATGTATCTAACTTATCACAAGGAATTTATTTTATGATTATTGAAACTGAAACAGGTAAAGGAGTTCGAAGATTCATTAAGATGTAA
- a CDS encoding sensor histidine kinase gives MRKLLLLITLICFNFSFSQNKIIDSLRAEIVNYKTNDTIKIQKLLSFAKRIQRSNYKEAETKLQEALFLSKELKSKKFESLSLSGLAGVNLQLGKLTKAMELGINSKKIADSLQNETLIQEANVQLLSAYSNNMNYDQAKDLAAENYNISKSNPNSRGHFRNLYYYAEAERMNKDFEGAEKRYIEGIELSKKANNKEIEYIFKTPLASLYKDHRKFNKAESVIDDIIKYYETNNKARLAGPYFSKATLYSMQFKHKEAEPWYLKSLKIYESQGNLFWKKRITQILYVNYSIQQKNQLADSINKVYIAARDSIDSKEKKQIIEDVRIKYETDKIEQEKNYAKLESSKNRNLFIGSVIIGILILIASLFYLGRIKARKKAEVITLELKETQKRLALEKQYRDAELKALKAQMNPHFIFNALNSIQEYIVLNKKSLASDYLGKFADLIRNYLYYSDTGFISIPEEVHNLNLYLELEKLRFEDELSYSFDVEEKASFELIKIPTMLIQPYVENALKHGLLHKKDNRKLNISISKLSSSLVQCIIEDNGVGRKKSEEIKSRLKPNHKSFALDANTQRLDLLNYGKERKIGIEIIDLMENHEPKGTKVILTIPIIKS, from the coding sequence ATGAGAAAACTATTACTTCTGATTACTTTAATATGTTTTAATTTTTCGTTTAGTCAAAACAAAATAATTGACAGTTTAAGAGCTGAAATTGTCAATTATAAGACGAATGATACAATTAAAATTCAGAAACTTCTCTCCTTTGCTAAGAGAATTCAAAGATCGAATTATAAAGAAGCCGAAACAAAACTTCAAGAAGCATTATTCTTATCAAAAGAATTGAAATCTAAAAAGTTCGAATCTTTAAGTTTATCAGGTTTAGCTGGAGTTAATTTACAATTAGGCAAATTAACCAAGGCTATGGAGCTAGGAATAAACTCAAAAAAAATTGCTGACTCTTTACAAAACGAAACTTTAATTCAAGAGGCAAATGTTCAATTACTTAGCGCGTATTCAAATAATATGAATTACGACCAAGCGAAGGACTTGGCAGCGGAGAATTATAATATATCAAAGTCAAATCCGAATAGTAGAGGGCATTTCAGAAATCTGTATTATTATGCAGAAGCAGAAAGAATGAATAAAGATTTTGAAGGTGCAGAAAAGAGATATATAGAAGGGATTGAACTTTCAAAAAAAGCTAATAATAAAGAGATAGAATATATATTCAAGACTCCTTTAGCATCATTATATAAAGATCATCGGAAATTTAATAAAGCAGAGTCTGTAATTGATGACATCATAAAATATTACGAGACCAATAATAAAGCAAGATTAGCGGGCCCTTATTTTTCTAAAGCAACCTTATATTCTATGCAGTTTAAACATAAAGAAGCAGAACCTTGGTATTTAAAATCTTTAAAAATTTATGAATCGCAAGGTAATTTGTTTTGGAAAAAGAGAATTACTCAAATATTATATGTAAACTATAGTATTCAACAAAAAAATCAATTAGCTGATTCTATTAATAAGGTATATATCGCTGCGAGAGATAGCATTGATAGTAAGGAAAAAAAACAAATAATTGAAGACGTTAGGATAAAATATGAAACAGATAAAATAGAACAAGAGAAAAATTATGCCAAGTTAGAAAGTTCAAAAAATAGAAATCTATTTATTGGCTCAGTTATCATCGGAATTTTAATATTAATTGCTTCATTATTTTATTTAGGTAGAATAAAAGCAAGGAAAAAAGCTGAGGTAATTACTCTAGAGTTAAAAGAAACGCAGAAAAGATTAGCATTGGAAAAACAATATAGAGATGCTGAATTAAAAGCGTTGAAAGCACAAATGAATCCGCATTTTATTTTCAATGCTTTAAATTCTATTCAAGAATATATAGTCCTAAATAAAAAGTCTTTAGCGAGTGATTATCTCGGAAAATTTGCAGATCTCATTCGTAATTATTTATACTACAGTGACACAGGGTTCATTTCAATTCCAGAAGAGGTTCATAATTTAAACTTGTATTTAGAACTTGAAAAATTACGTTTTGAAGATGAGCTCAGTTATTCTTTTGATGTTGAAGAAAAGGCGAGTTTTGAATTGATAAAAATACCGACAATGTTAATTCAGCCGTATGTAGAAAATGCTTTAAAACATGGACTTTTACATAAAAAAGATAACCGAAAACTGAATATTAGTATTTCTAAGCTTTCTAGTTCTTTAGTTCAGTGTATTATTGAGGATAATGGAGTAGGAAGAAAAAAATCTGAAGAAATAAAAAGCAGACTTAAACCAAATCATAAATCTTTCGCATTAGATGCAAATACTCAAAGATTGGATTTATTGAATTATGGTAAGGAACGAAAAATTGGTATTGAAATAATTGATTTGATGGAAAATCATGAACCAAAAGGAACCAAAGTGATATTAACCATCCCAATAATAAAATCTTAA
- a CDS encoding sensor histidine kinase: MKKSLFHIYLLFIFLDVYAQEPIAIHISDKDGFPDNEVYDLLQDKKGNIWIAANKGLFKFDGKTFTQLTHPKKQGRSFFNLTLDPKGRVWCNNLAGQFFYVEDNKLQLFGNYQNIIKGAYTDFVFLKDKLAFKIYTKPIPTTFVIDLKTKEKKTIPINVRGTTMGLVFDDKLLYISEKFKIKSYNLSTTSDSLISSKINDNRITFSNLYRLKNKLWIIRSDEQHLNTQVYKFEKDLQKLAIPQEINTHRVEGLFESDCNYYFSTSNGLYICNEENNSLEIKDHYLKGVFVTKSLIDVNNNLWIATLDNSIYIIPNEQLKRLSEISDVSVLEKKNDTLCYIGTSSGSLLEYNKLSNSIQKNTFSDGFYIRSLSYNRKAKRLLYASDNSLFTLDNYRKKENIEIENTSGIKNTSVINDSTYIISAANGVYVTQGINYKNRITFKRAYTCLSAKFSDMIYVSDVDGLHAYSKDLSNKKEIKIDDNSIYTFKMAESANGIVWVSTYDNGVYGIKNDVVVKKINEDNGLASNYVNTISAYGNDLWIATEKGVQRYDIKNGIFKILTKQDGINSYAIKHLEVLENDVIFSSNIGLYSFNKHSIFKERELQKPYVRSVKIREKDTLVQSNYILPQEFSNIQFNFNIKGFHSNQSIIYQYFLEGLDSDWKTLTRGSDYLNYNSLPEGNFKLRYRIIDESKNISREGDSINIQITLPIYKTEWFRIVSFTFIILLVILYYKRITKRLEAAQRIKLEKAEMNRDLIFSQLENLRSQMNPHFIFNALNSIQDYIIINEKKLAREYLVRFARLIRLYLDQSRKKEILLEDELSTLKLYLELEQERFENGFDYEVNVDDNLELSSIYIPSLFIQPYVENALKHGLLHKTEDKKLEVSFTKDYETKSLKCIILDNGIGRKAASKIKEKRQKGHVSFATSANQKRVKLLNTAMSKNIQVKILDLYDKDGNSIGTKVIIKLPL; this comes from the coding sequence TTGAAAAAGTCCTTATTTCATATTTACTTGCTATTTATATTCTTGGATGTTTATGCTCAAGAACCAATTGCAATTCATATTTCTGATAAAGATGGATTTCCAGATAATGAGGTGTATGATTTATTACAAGATAAAAAAGGGAATATCTGGATAGCAGCGAATAAAGGACTTTTTAAATTTGATGGTAAAACTTTCACACAGCTTACGCATCCTAAAAAACAAGGACGATCTTTTTTTAACTTAACATTAGATCCAAAAGGAAGGGTTTGGTGTAACAATTTAGCAGGTCAATTTTTCTATGTTGAGGATAATAAATTGCAACTCTTTGGAAACTATCAAAATATTATCAAAGGAGCTTATACAGATTTTGTTTTTCTAAAGGATAAATTAGCTTTCAAAATTTACACTAAACCAATACCAACCACTTTTGTTATTGATTTAAAAACGAAAGAAAAGAAAACTATACCTATAAATGTGAGAGGGACTACAATGGGCTTAGTATTTGACGATAAACTACTTTATATTTCTGAAAAATTTAAAATTAAATCATATAACTTAAGTACAACAAGCGATAGTTTGATTAGTAGTAAGATTAATGATAATCGTATCACTTTTTCAAATCTCTATAGATTAAAAAATAAACTTTGGATAATAAGGAGTGATGAGCAACATCTAAATACTCAAGTGTATAAATTTGAGAAGGATTTACAAAAACTTGCTATTCCTCAAGAAATAAATACTCATAGAGTTGAAGGACTATTTGAAAGTGACTGTAATTATTACTTTTCAACTTCTAACGGCTTGTATATATGTAATGAAGAGAATAATTCACTAGAAATAAAAGATCACTATCTAAAGGGTGTTTTCGTAACTAAGTCATTAATAGATGTTAATAATAATTTATGGATAGCTACATTAGATAATAGTATTTACATAATTCCAAATGAACAATTAAAAAGACTTTCAGAAATTAGTGATGTTTCTGTTTTAGAAAAGAAGAATGATACTTTATGTTACATTGGTACAAGCTCAGGTTCACTTCTAGAGTACAATAAATTGTCTAATTCTATTCAAAAAAACACCTTTTCTGATGGTTTCTATATAAGAAGTCTCTCTTATAATAGAAAAGCAAAAAGATTACTTTATGCATCTGACAATAGCCTTTTTACACTAGATAATTATAGAAAAAAAGAAAACATAGAAATAGAAAATACTTCGGGAATTAAAAATACCAGTGTAATAAATGATTCTACCTACATTATTAGTGCTGCCAATGGAGTGTATGTTACTCAAGGAATAAATTATAAAAATCGAATTACTTTTAAAAGGGCTTACACATGTTTAAGCGCAAAGTTTTCCGATATGATTTATGTGAGTGATGTGGATGGTTTGCACGCATATTCAAAAGATTTGAGTAATAAAAAGGAGATTAAAATTGACGATAATTCCATTTATACATTTAAAATGGCAGAGTCTGCTAATGGAATTGTTTGGGTCTCAACTTATGATAATGGAGTTTACGGAATTAAGAATGATGTTGTTGTAAAAAAGATTAACGAAGACAACGGTCTTGCTTCCAATTATGTAAATACAATTAGTGCATATGGAAATGATTTGTGGATTGCTACTGAAAAAGGAGTACAGCGATATGATATTAAAAATGGTATTTTTAAAATACTAACAAAACAAGATGGTATTAATTCTTATGCAATTAAACATCTTGAAGTGTTGGAAAATGATGTGATTTTCTCATCTAATATAGGTTTGTATAGTTTTAATAAGCACAGTATTTTTAAAGAACGTGAACTACAAAAACCGTACGTCAGATCGGTTAAGATCCGAGAGAAGGATACTTTAGTTCAATCTAATTATATATTACCTCAGGAGTTTAGTAATATCCAATTTAACTTTAATATTAAGGGTTTTCATTCCAATCAATCCATTATTTACCAATATTTCTTAGAGGGTTTGGACAGCGATTGGAAAACACTTACAAGAGGATCAGATTATTTAAATTACAATAGTCTACCGGAAGGTAATTTTAAATTAAGATATAGAATTATAGATGAAAGTAAAAATATAAGTAGAGAAGGAGATAGCATAAATATTCAAATAACTCTTCCAATTTACAAAACAGAATGGTTCAGGATAGTTTCATTTACTTTTATCATATTACTTGTGATTTTATACTATAAGCGTATTACCAAAAGATTAGAAGCTGCCCAAAGAATAAAATTGGAGAAAGCAGAGATGAATCGTGATTTGATATTTTCTCAGTTAGAGAATTTGCGCTCTCAAATGAATCCTCATTTTATTTTTAATGCTCTAAATTCAATTCAAGATTATATTATAATAAATGAGAAAAAATTAGCTAGAGAATATCTAGTTAGGTTTGCAAGACTTATTCGTTTGTATTTAGATCAAAGCAGGAAAAAAGAAATTTTGCTTGAAGATGAATTAAGTACCCTTAAATTATATTTAGAACTTGAACAAGAACGATTTGAAAATGGATTTGATTACGAGGTTAATGTAGATGACAATTTAGAATTGAGTAGTATTTATATTCCTTCATTATTCATTCAACCTTATGTAGAAAATGCACTCAAACATGGCTTGCTGCACAAAACTGAAGATAAGAAATTAGAAGTTTCATTTACAAAGGATTATGAAACGAAAAGTTTAAAATGTATTATTTTAGATAATGGAATAGGAAGAAAGGCAGCGTCGAAAATAAAAGAGAAAAGACAAAAAGGTCATGTTTCCTTTGCTACATCTGCAAATCAAAAGAGAGTTAAACTATTGAATACTGCGATGAGTAAAAATATCCAAGTAAAGATACTTGATCTCTACGATAAAGATGGAAATTCAATTGGCACTAAAGTTATCATAAAATTACCCCTATGA